A genomic region of Caenorhabditis elegans chromosome V contains the following coding sequences:
- the twk-10 gene encoding Potassium channel domain-containing protein (Confirmed by transcript evidence), protein MARKAGGLAAIMSGQPVVVVKKRSVFWRLRHLTRQGGLHVGLILLCILYVHFGALFFMYSESPEEQRILRRVEKRYDILRETFLENVNRVKLEDFSDERRVNESISRLIDDYSKHMFKLFTNPVAANMFDCLFYSQSNYTPLWTTDSSLLFTATTIIPVGYGYIAPLTSTGRIVLCIYAAFGIPLALVMMSDVGKFFADAFVKFFHENITAFMVVLLILLVAYSVIGGIAYSKIVGVPMIEGVYFSTITIFTIGFGDITPGIPVYVIIIFIVFGVAIVTIAIDVVAANIIHHIHYMGRQVGRAKIIADKMLSMAQKISINRGLGLGMAQLGAFARMGMMINVSAMGPQDGHANGGVGEGGIEMSRKSTWRSENDEIKTRKSTAFEPDLDFDMIDFRQPSGSSQYLYGFGFDNNAFGLADGQSDEDSVFM, encoded by the exons TTGTCAAAAAGAGAAGTGTATTCTGGAGGCTTCGTCAC TTAACAAGACAAGGAGGTCTACACGTTGGACTAATATTGTTATGTATTTTATACGTACATTTTGGTGCATTGTTCTTCATGTATTCTGAGAGCCCAGAGGAG CAAAGAATTCTTCGACGAGTGGAAAAACGATATGATATTCTACGGGAAACATTTCTCGAAAACGTGAATCGAGTGAAACTTGAAGATTTTTCTGACGAACGAAGAGTTAATGAATCGATCTCCCGATTAATTGATGATTACTCGAAACATATGTTTAAGTTATTCACTAATCCG gTAGCCGCGAACATGTTCGATTGCCTTTTCTATTCTCAATCCAACTACACACCACTTTGGACTACCGACTCTTCTCTTTTATTCACTGCAACTACTATCATTCCTGTTG GATATGGATACATTGCTCCGTTGACATCAACTGGAAGAATTGTTCTTTGTATTTACGCGGCATTTGGAATTCCGCTGGCTCTTGTCATGATGTCAGACGTTGGAAAGTTTTTTGCAGACGCGTTTGTCAAGTTTTTTCACGAG aatataaCAGCGTTCATGGTAGTTCTTCTCATATTGCTAGTTGCATATTCTGTGATTGGAGGAATTGCGTACTCAAAAATAGTTGGAGTTCCAATGATTGAAGGAGTCTATTTCAGTACAATCACTATTTTTACAATTGGATTTGGAGATATAAC accgGGTATCCCTGTATACGTAATTATAATATTCATTGTTTTTGGAGTTGCAATAGTCACTATCGCTA TTGATGTAGTAGCCGCAAACATTATTCATCATATTCATTACATGGGTCGACAAGTTGGAAGAGCAAAAATTATTGCAGATAAAATGCTCAGC ATGGCCCAGAAGATCAGCATCAATCGTGGATTGGGTCTCGGCATGGCACAACTTGGGGCGTTTGCACGAATGGGAATGATGATCAAT GTAAGCGCCATGGGTCCTCAAGACGGTCATGCAAACGGGGGCGTGGGAGAAGGTGGGATTGAGATGAGCAGGAAGTCAACGTGGCGAAgcgaaaatgatgaaattaaAACAAGGAAGAGCACAGCTTTTGAACCAGATTTAGACTTTGATATGATAGATTTCAGACAGCCATCAG GTTCATCTCAATACCTTTATGGATTCGGTTTTGACAACAATGCATTCGGCTTGGCCGATGGACAGAGTGATGAAGATTCAGTCTTcatgtga
- the K04A8.19 gene encoding Saposin B-type domain-containing protein (Predicted), which yields MFKVILPVIFLVTLIQCSPVFRKNSVSSMICTNCQSTVKFFMQPFKNIELLSSIGFSNFVNQAICESIHLCSPNTTILDLR from the exons ATGTTTAAGGTAATACTACCTGTTATTTTTCTGGTTACCCTTATTCAATGTTCACCAGTTTTCAGA aaaaattcagtaTCCAGTATGATTTGCACTAATTGTCAATCAaccgtcaaatttttcatGCAACCCTTCAAAAATATAGAGTTGCTCTCAAGCATtgggttttcaaattttgttaac caggCAATATGTGAATCAATTCATTTGTGTTCCCCCAATACCACTATTCTAGACTTACGCTGA
- the spp-27 gene encoding Saposin B-type domain-containing protein (Confirmed by transcript evidence), producing the protein MLKTLFIFTLLAVTMQASPVVESGTLSNIICTNCQSAVNAFLAPIKKVELITKTELTDFVNRKCLHDPQLASFHFLCSMALDLALKFLDAVEGEVSERAICEAFHFCDKV; encoded by the exons ATGCTCAAAACACTATTCATTTTCACTTTATTGGCTGTAACAATGCAAGCTTCCCCCGTTGTAGAG agtGGTACACTATCCAATATAATCTGCACAAATTGTCAATCCGCTGTTAACGCTTTCCTAGCACCTATCAAGAAAGTCGAGTTGATCACCAAAACTGAGTTGACAGATTTTGTGAAC agaaagtGCTTACACGATCCACAACTTgcatcttttcattttttgtgctcAATGGCTCTTGATCTTGCACTCAAATTTTTAGACGCCGTGGAAGGGGAAGTCAGTGAGCGAGCAATCTGTGAAGCTTTTCATTTCTGTGATAAAGTTTGA
- the spp-20 gene encoding Saposin B-type domain-containing protein (Confirmed by transcript evidence), whose translation MNNFVTFILVQFLFTIGFSTPLSTELPSSNCKMFCELCQDGFSLIHKNIEQFESVTNEEIVKFIDHICQLAPKLDIINVVCEVAKNDMIDGVNKFLDFLKNNTDPVVACTRLSIC comes from the exons ATGAATAATTTCGTTACTTTCATTTTGGTGCAATTTCTATTCACCATTGGATTTTCAACGCCGCTCTCCACCGAACTTCCTTCTTCAAActgtaaaatgttttgtgaaCTGTGTCAAGATGGTTTTTCATTGATTCACAAAAACATTGAACAATTTGAATCAGTCACTAACgaggaaattgttaaatttatcGAT CATATTTGCCAGCTTGCTCCAAAACTGGATATCATCAACGTGGTATGTGAAGTTGCGAAAAACGATATGATCGATGGAGTCAAcaagtttttggattttcttaaaaacaacACGGATCCCGTTGTTGCGTGTACTCGTCTCTCAATTTGTTGA
- the spp-26 gene encoding Saposin B-type domain-containing protein (Partially confirmed by transcript evidence): MISSSYFSVIFLTLVSMALCQNSANSSNSQNPPNIVCQLCTSGLYLVQSQLLVLENEVKNNLKPFITNVCQSAPTGIPIVKALCDVLKDDLLDAILTLINGIREQADPNTVCKYIRNCGSDNNEDNKKYYL; this comes from the exons atgatatcctcttcctatttttcagtaatttttctgACCCTGGTTTCTATGGCGTTGTGCCAAAATTCAGCGAACTCGTCTAATTCTCAGAACCCCCCGAATATAGTTTGTCAGTTGTGCACAAGTGGCCTCTACCTGGTTCAGTCTCAATTGCTTGTGCTGGAAAATGAAGTTAAAAACAATCTAAAGCCATTTATTACT AACGTTTGTCAATCAGCTCCAACAGGAATACCAATAGTGAAAGCTTTATGTGATGTGCTCAAAGATGATCTCTTGGATGCCATTTTAACTTTGATCAATGGAATTAGAGAGCAAGCTGATCCGAATACCGTATGCAAATATATACGCAATTGTGGAAGTGATAACAACGAAGATAACAAGAAATattatttgtaa
- the twk-10 gene encoding Potassium channel domain-containing protein (Partially confirmed by transcript evidence) — MAQKISINRGLGLGMAQLGAFARMGMMINVSAMGPQDGHANGGVGEGGIEMSRKSTWRSENDEIKTRKSTAFEPDLDFDMIDFRQPSGSSQYLYGFGFDNNAFGLADGQSDEDSVFM, encoded by the exons ATGGCCCAGAAGATCAGCATCAATCGTGGATTGGGTCTCGGCATGGCACAACTTGGGGCGTTTGCACGAATGGGAATGATGATCAAT GTAAGCGCCATGGGTCCTCAAGACGGTCATGCAAACGGGGGCGTGGGAGAAGGTGGGATTGAGATGAGCAGGAAGTCAACGTGGCGAAgcgaaaatgatgaaattaaAACAAGGAAGAGCACAGCTTTTGAACCAGATTTAGACTTTGATATGATAGATTTCAGACAGCCATCAG GTTCATCTCAATACCTTTATGGATTCGGTTTTGACAACAATGCATTCGGCTTGGCCGATGGACAGAGTGATGAAGATTCAGTCTTcatgtga
- the twk-10 gene encoding Potassium channel domain-containing protein (Confirmed by transcript evidence), whose product MGPQDGHANGGVGEGGIEMSRKSTWRSENDEIKTRKSTAFEPDLDFDMIDFRQPSGSSQYLYGFGFDNNAFGLADGQSDEDSVFM is encoded by the exons ATGGGTCCTCAAGACGGTCATGCAAACGGGGGCGTGGGAGAAGGTGGGATTGAGATGAGCAGGAAGTCAACGTGGCGAAgcgaaaatgatgaaattaaAACAAGGAAGAGCACAGCTTTTGAACCAGATTTAGACTTTGATATGATAGATTTCAGACAGCCATCAG GTTCATCTCAATACCTTTATGGATTCGGTTTTGACAACAATGCATTCGGCTTGGCCGATGGACAGAGTGATGAAGATTCAGTCTTcatgtga
- the spp-19 gene encoding Activin_recp domain-containing protein (Confirmed by transcript evidence), with amino-acid sequence MPSYFSLFSCFVFIAYCFNSAYSIKCFGGASEFGVEKDNYVDYICPSLTSCYIRLVVENVNKPDQKAIMIKGCVEKSMDEAFLNVTLCTSLDFSNITIDDALPGEIKCTCSRDFCNGSFENDPNTSSRIFSTIFGLIITIIVYFI; translated from the exons ATGCCATCATATTTTAGTTTATTCTCTTGTTTTGTATTCATAGCTTATTGTTTCAATTCGGCTTATTctataaaatgttttggagGAGCGTCAGAGTTTGGAGTTGAGAAAG ACAACTATGTTGACTATATCTGCCCCTCATTAACTTCATGCTACATTCGTTTAGTTgttgaaaatgtgaacaaaCCGGATCAAAAGGCAATTATGATTAAAGGTTGCGTAGAAAAATCTATGGACGAGGCTTTTCTCAATGTA ACCCTCTGCACCagtcttgatttttcaaatattacaattGACGACGCTCTTCCTGGAGAAATTAAATGCACATGCTCTAGG GACTTCTGCAATGGAAGCTTCGAAAACGATCCTAACACatcttctagaatttttagcACAATATTTGGATTGATTATTACAATTAtcgtttattttatttaa